The Heyndrickxia vini genome contains a region encoding:
- a CDS encoding DEAD/DEAH box helicase: MINLPDFKTLGIQPIIQKRLQSNGISEPTPIQSETIPVLLEGKDVIAQAQTGTGKTLAFLLPILEKVDPNQPNVQALIVTPTRELALQITAELKNFTAVLNSIQALAVYGGQDVAQQMKKLKGAIHIVISTPGRLLDHMRRETIDLSEISMLVLDEADQMLHLGFLPEVKEIITALPSNRQTMLFSATMTKQVRSIANQYMKKPVDIRIKNKQITVDEIDQLVVETTDRAKQASLRMMMDQYRPFLAIIFCRTKRRASTLNDALKGFGYETEELHGDLSQAKREKVMKLFREAKIQYLVATDVAARGIDVEGVTHVFNYDIPEDVESYIHRIGRTGRAGGKGMAITFVAPKDRSYLEMIEKGIQHKIEKISISPAKEQFTPSESGKNQLKTNKNHKRNTRNHKQKGQQEKGKRKRR, from the coding sequence ATGATAAATTTGCCTGATTTTAAAACACTAGGTATTCAACCAATTATACAAAAACGATTACAATCAAATGGTATATCCGAGCCCACTCCCATCCAAAGTGAGACGATACCAGTACTCCTTGAAGGGAAAGATGTGATTGCTCAAGCTCAAACAGGGACAGGGAAAACATTGGCTTTTCTTTTGCCAATCTTGGAAAAAGTCGATCCTAATCAACCGAATGTACAAGCATTAATTGTTACACCCACGAGGGAACTAGCTTTACAAATAACTGCGGAATTAAAAAATTTCACAGCAGTACTTAATAGCATTCAAGCATTAGCTGTTTATGGGGGGCAGGACGTTGCCCAACAGATGAAAAAGTTAAAAGGGGCCATACATATTGTTATTAGTACTCCAGGGCGTTTATTAGATCATATGAGGAGGGAAACAATCGATCTTTCGGAAATATCTATGCTTGTCCTTGATGAAGCGGATCAAATGTTACATTTGGGATTTTTGCCGGAAGTAAAGGAAATCATAACGGCCTTACCATCGAACCGGCAAACGATGTTGTTTTCGGCAACGATGACGAAACAAGTTCGCTCAATCGCCAACCAATATATGAAAAAACCGGTTGATATTCGAATTAAAAATAAACAAATAACAGTGGATGAGATTGATCAACTAGTTGTTGAAACAACCGATCGGGCAAAACAAGCATCTTTACGCATGATGATGGATCAATATCGCCCGTTTCTAGCAATTATTTTTTGCCGTACGAAAAGGAGAGCAAGTACATTAAATGATGCATTAAAAGGCTTTGGATATGAAACAGAGGAACTGCATGGTGATTTATCACAAGCAAAACGTGAAAAAGTAATGAAGCTCTTTCGCGAAGCCAAAATCCAGTATTTAGTTGCCACAGATGTTGCGGCGAGGGGCATTGATGTAGAAGGGGTTACCCATGTGTTTAATTATGATATCCCTGAAGATGTGGAAAGCTACATCCATCGTATTGGCCGAACAGGTAGGGCCGGAGGAAAAGGGATGGCTATTACTTTTGTTGCACCTAAGGATCGTTCCTATCTTGAGATGATTGAAAAAGGAATCCAGCATAAAATTGAAAAGATAAGTATTAGTCCGGCAAAAGAACAATTTACTCCATCTGAGTCAGGCAAGAACCAATTGAAAACGAATAAAAATCATAAAAGAAATACTCGCAATCATAAACAAAAAGGCCAGCAAGAAAAAGGAAAACGAAAAAGAAGATAA